A DNA window from Halichondria panicea chromosome 16, odHalPani1.1, whole genome shotgun sequence contains the following coding sequences:
- the LOC135350095 gene encoding heat shock cognate 71 kDa protein-like yields MDKRGPAIGIDLGTTYSCVAVLQHGKVNVIPNEWGSHTTPSCVAFTDIKRLIGDTAKSQAHLHPVNTIFNAKRLIGRRSHDLISDKRLHFEVVEKGVHPMIRVEYYGKVKELHIEHILAMIFTKMKETAEAYLGTTVTDAVVTIPANFNDFQRQVTKDAGVISGLNVLRIVNEPIAAAIAFSFDQKIVFERNVLVFDFGGGFLNVCVATIQDGIIEVKSIAGDAHLGGEDFDNCLVDFFVDEFETNFKKDLSGNMTSLCLLRTACERAKRTLSSCTEASIEIDSFFKGINFYTKITRASFEEICAALFQRTLEPVEKALCDSELSRGEIDDVVLVGGSTRIPKIQKLLQDFFNGKELNKSINPDEAVAYGAAVQAAILSGDKSEEVQDLLLLDITPLSLGIETAGGVMTSLIKRNSTIPKMESQSFTVGKNLAGGFCLDLFSEGTEVNLGRSLETEPSTDIRIPICIFEGESCETNNNNCLGVFDFTTISPAATEKVPMIEVTFSVDRNTIIMVFVVDKISGKSEKFTVMPCKKCLTPEELEHILLEEEIFKAESEEQDTIVVAKQQLEIYATSVVENMDQLCLECNSISTRCTEVIERVDTKYPTAQELEDLKKELEKAYHCMKTKISPLLHDMPTTPYQGNSDPALFDLLQDRLTRSEVQVKDLEAMLAISRQQTKLSKELSATLEITTRDLTNRLTVSEAHSEDVASRLAQAEAHALESRLMQESQPSWVVARAEIYLTEEEIGRGAWGVIKVAEFRGQRVAAKVLHSEIISANNIRLFTREMNMSARARHPHIVQFFGATREGTPIILMELMSTSLRCRLATAPLTQKEFLSIASDVVKALNYLHLMQPKPIIHRDVSSANVLLDPLVPPMTWKAKLSDFGSTNFVSNQATTGPGNPLYAAPEAFSPYQQSPKMDVFSVGIVLIEACTREMPSIEDREELIGQIAWVQVVPLIHRCIEMNQDKRPTMDAVLRELSQLQRTA; encoded by the coding sequence ATGGATAAACGAGGACCAGCAATTGGTATTGATCTTGGCACCACTTACTCTTGCGTTGCTGTGCTCCAACATGGCAAAGTAAACGTTATCCCTAATGAGTGGGGAAGTCATACTACCCCAAGCTGTGTGGCCTTCACTGACATCAAACGACTTATCGGAGATACTGCCAAGAGCCAAGCCCACTTACACCCAGTCAATACCATTTTTAATGCTAAGCGTTTAATAGGTCGACGTAGCCATGACCTGATCTCTGATAAAAGGCTGCATTTTGAAGTTGTCGAGAAAGGCGTTCATCCCATGATTAGAGTCGAGTACTATGGTAAAGTAAAAGAACTGCACATCGAACATATCTTAGCTATGATTTTCACCAAGATGAAGGAGACCGCTGAAGCTTACCTTGGAACGACTGTGACTGATGCTGTTGTTACTATCCCAGCCAATTTCAATGACTTTCAACGACAGGTTACTAAAGATGCTGGTGTCATTTCTGGGCTCAACGTGCTTCGAATCGTTAACGAGCCTATAGCAGCTGCTATTGCATTCAGTTTTGATCAAAAGATAGTTTTTGAACGCAATGTTCTGGTTTTTGACTTTGGTGGTGGTTTTCTCAATGTATGCGTTGCAACTATACAAGATGGAATCATTGAAGTAAAATCTATAGCTGGGGACGCTCACCTTGGAGGTGAAGATTTTGATAACTGCTTGGTAGACTTTTTTGTGGACGAATTTGAGACGAATTTCAAGAAGGATCTTTCTGGCAACATGACATCCTTGTGTCTCCTTCGGACTGCTTGTGAGAGAGCTAAAAGAACATTGTCTTCTTGCACCGAGGCAAGCATTGAAATTGATTCATTTTTTAAAGGGATTAATTTCTACACCAAGATTACTCGCGCCAGTTTCGAAGAAATTTGTGCCGCTTTGTTCCAGCGTACGTTAGAGCCCGTTGAGAAAGCACTCTGTGATTCAGAATTGTCCAGGGGCGAAATTGACGACGTAGTGTTGGTTGGTGGATCCACTCGTATTCCAAAGATTCAGAAACTCCTCCAAGACTTCTTCAATGGTAAAGAGCTCAACAAATCCATCAATCCTGATGAAGCTGTGGCCTACGGTGCTGCAGTGCAAGCTGCAATTCTTAGTGGTGACAAAAGCGAGGAGGTTCAAGACTTGCTGCTGCTCGACATTACACCTCTGTCTCTTGGTATCGAAACTGCTGGCGGTGTGATGACATCTCTAATCAAGCGTAACTCAACTATTCCAAAGATGGAGTCGCAAAGTTTCACTGTGGGGAAGAACTTGGCCGGGGGGTTCTGCTTAGATTTGTTCAGTGAGGGTACAGAAGTAAATCTTGGTAGATCACTCGAAACAGAGCCAAGCACTGACATCCGTATTCCTATTTGCATTTTTGAAGGAGAAAGTTGTGAGACAAACAACAATAACTGCCTTGGGGTATTTGATTTTACTACCATTTCTCCAGCCGCCACTGAAAAAGTGCCTATGATTGAAGTAACATTCAGTGTAGATCGCAACACAATTATTATGGTGTTTGTTGTTGATAAAATCAGTGGTAAGTCTGAAAagttcacagtgatgccatGTAAGAAATGTCTTACACCAGAAGAGTTAGAACACATACTCTTAGAGGAAGAAATATTTAAAGCCGAATCCGAAGAACAAGATACCATTGTTGTTGCGAAACAGCAACTTGAGATTTACGCTACTTCTGTGGTAGAAAACATGGATCAGCTTTGTTTGGAGTGTAATAGCATTTCTACGAGGTGTACAGAGGTTATTGAGCGGGTGGACACTAAATACCCGACAGCACAAGAATTAGAAGATTTGAAGAAAGAGCTTGAGAAAGCATACCATTGTATGAAAACTAAGATCTCTCCGTTGCTCCATGACATGCCAACAACACCATACCAGGGTAATTCTGATCCTGCACTATTCGACTTACTGCAAGACAGACTAACAAGATCTGAGGTACAGGTTAAAGACCTTGAAGCAATGCTTGCTATTTCCAGACAACAAACTAAACTATCAAAAGAACTATCAGCGACATTAGAAATTACCACAAGAGATCTAACAAACAGACTGACAGTGTCAGAGGCACATTCTGAGGACGTGGCTAGTAGATTGGCACAGGCTGAAGCACATGCTCTAGAATCGAGGTTAATGCAAGAGTCACAGCCTTCCTGGGTTGTAGCACGAGCTGAGATCTACTTGACAGAAGAGGAAATAGGTCGTGGAGCCTGGGGTGTCATCAAAGTCGCTGAATTTCGTGGTCAAAGAGTTGCTGCTAAAGTGCTGCACAGTGAAATCATCTCTGCCAATAACATCCGCCTCTTCACTCGCGAAATGAACATGTCTGCTCGAGCACGTCATCCTCATATTGTACAGTTCTTTGGTGCCACCAGAGAAGGAACACCCATCATCCTCATGGAGCTAATGAGTACTAGTTTGAGATGTCGACTAGCCACGGCCCCACTTACTCAAAAGGAATTTCTATCCATAGCATCAGACGTTGTCAAAGCTCTCAACTACCTTCATCTAATGCAGCCAAAACCCATCATCCATCGTGATGTGAGTTCTGCTAATGTTCTGCTTGATCCTTTAGTCCCTCCAATGACGTGGAAAGCTAAGCTCTCAGATTTTGGCTCCACTAATTTTGTATCCAACCAAGCCACGACTGGCCCTGGCAACCCACTCTATGCAGCCCCAGAAGCTTTCAGCCCGTACCAACAGTCACCCAAAATGGACGTTTTCAGCGTTGGCATTGTTCTAATTGAAGCATGCACACGTGAAATGCCTTCAATCGAGGATCGGGAAGAGCTCATTGGGCAAATTGCATGGGTGCAGGTGGTTCCTCTCATTCACCGCTGCATTGAAATGAATCAAGACAAAAGACCCACAATGGATGCTGTACTGAGGGAACTATCCCAGCTGCAGAGAACAGCTTAA
- the LOC135350032 gene encoding tumor necrosis factor alpha-induced protein 3-like has product MAAQYHSGQQREPQRHQGPPPQQHQHRNEHDNPPGGRSQAFYDNQQPMDRQSQYGNQQVLGQQHPHQPGVDYQPSQYVQRQQYRNQDPLGQQQQPQYGNQESMSRQHPHGPGLQQQPQYGNQEPMGRQQPQHGNQEPIGQQQPQYGNQGPMGRQQPQHSFGEPMLQQQPPYGNQGPIGRQQPQNVNQGQQKPQYGNQAMGRQQPQHGNQQQPPFGVPYQEPVSRQQLHYGNQENIVQQQPQYDNQQAAGQNSQNGNQRAIPQQSHYGNQQGAPPVPRLRQKSLPRSISSTDLEKTSQCRSVIQQDWVIQAPPGGTNFFATVPIFTLTLPNLDAYPPDFQQFVFDRLIDKGVQQNLEQEKCLNWCRSATRLVPLITTGDGNCLLHSASLSMWGFQDRNFALRRAVHTALANSSSTQLHRRWKHSRGIENLQMGIELEDHQWDKEWRMVVSQASLDTPHGQPLESLDDFHIFVLANVLRRPIIMYAAPKIRSQATGGTLQQINFHGIYLPLLWESSSCKKNPLPLAYIGGHFVALVAIEYHSEYSQGMFTLPLTDVHGEVLPVRFTLKMEEPPALIMDYLRTTRISSVGDPFITSKSIVCAQLSIAERPAYLKPLLSGFIDACSEAHFGNQPQKRTGQPQPYDSRQPNPAQPKRRSVHVSSSTTVGDQDRPKCINNCGSYGDPEKAGMCSRCYKNYQAQQPQQSARNEEDMFYSKQSSPQKHGNNQKCINHCGMQGDPHKGGLCYQCHEKQLRNEQDVQHGGQQQQQFRQNFQPSPPNGGQKCINDCGAYADPGSEVGMCSGCLQKERQVASATERKYSQNELNAPPQQNFSNGGGNSPNNSGSIKCPKCSNPGHPNYLGMCETCYQGGSLDPSPGKDNHIYETIPGPPNTEQPPIAQDRNARKNCPTPNCEFFGTADTLFYCSKCFERDMERILKEVDQSPAQGFQAASQPQAPPPKPAQFEQRIRNVQQQHIQPSAQPHRNVQQQPPQPSAQSHCADGKCPQCRTFYADQEYGGLCSTCFMEKTKTETRTEQFVQKPIYEQCQTKDCANYADVHGLCNVCVTNQLPRQKTAPVYQPQYEKCMNIDCRGLRTQNGFCDNCNMHTGRTYAATQQHPVYPQQSERPIPKPRRNTQGTRGMATAPIMHLNAAMEGMSVSGGGTQCFVCTGNRDTGSNVLCRTHAEITQKMLTQQHPVMSTPQGQPTQPNYQQQLEGRMQGQGGVPLTQGGPQYGNQPFLPLTQGGSQYGNQPFTGQNQGLPPHGRGISYDQYENPPQQQQQRAPPHQIQDPGYVGAQGGYRNHLNQQALSPDIPPRPSQGEVPFGVNMEPPRQQTVGGAVGGAVGGGGGAFEKLLCATPGCSFKGYRDLRNLCPDCYEETTRLKAPDKFPLV; this is encoded by the coding sequence ATGGCTGCTCAATACCACTCAGGACAGCAGCGTGAGCCCCAGCGTCACCAAGGACCCCCTCCTCAGCAGCATCAGCACAGGAATGAACATGACAACCCCCCAGGCGGCAGGTCTCAAGCTTTTTATGACAACCAGCAACCTATGGATCGACAAAGTCAATATGGCAACCAGCAAGTGCTTGGTCAACAGCATCCTCATCAGCCAGGTGTGGATTATCAACCATCTCAATATGTGCAACGACAGCAATATAGAAACCAAGATCCTTTGggacaacaacaacaacccCAATATGGTAACCAAGAATCTATGAGTCGACAACATCCTCATGGCCCCGGACTACAACAGCAACCTCAGTACGGTAACCAAGAACCTATGGGTCGACAACAGCCTCAACACGGCAATCAAGAACCTATAGGGCAACAGCAACCTCAGTATGGTAACCAAGGACCTATGGGTCGACAACAGCCTCAGCATAGCTTCGGAGAACCTATGCTACAACAGCAACCTCCGTATGGTAACCAAGGACCTATTGGTCGACAACAGCCTCAGAACGTCAACCAAGGGCAGCAGAAACCTCAGTATGGTAACCAAGCTATGGGTCGACAGCAGCCTCAACATGGCAACCAACAGCAACCTCCGTTTGGTGTACCATACCAAGAACCTGTGAGTCGACAGCAGCTTCACTACGGCAACCAAGAAAATATTGTGCAACAACAGCCTCAGTATGATAATCAGCAAGCTGCTGGCCAAAATTCTCAAAATGGCAACCAAAGGGCCATCCCCCAGCAATCCCACTATGGCAACCAGCAAGGTGCACCTCCTGTCCCTCGGCTACGGCAAAAATCTCTCCCTCGAAGTATCTCATCAACAGACTTGGAAAAGACTAGCCAATGTCGATCAGTCATTCAACAAGACTGGGTAATTCAAGCACCACCTGGAGGAACAAACTTCTTTGCAACTGTGCCAATTTTCACTCTCACACTACCAAACCTAGATGCTTACCCTCCCGATTTCCAACAGTTCGTGTTTGATCGTTTGATTGACAAGGGTGTACAACAGAACCTTGAACAAGAAAAATGCCTGAACTGGTGTCGATCGGCAACTCGCCTGGTGCCCCTCATCACCACTGGAGATGGCAACTGTCTCCTCCATTCCGCATCTCTGAGTATGTGGGGATTTCAAGATCGAAATTTTGCTCTTCGTCGAGCTGTCCACACAGCACTTGCAAATTCTAGCAGCACCCAACTGCATCGTCGATGGAAGCATAGCCGGGGCATTGAAAATCTTCAAATGGGGATAGAGCTGGAAGATCATCAGTGGGATAAAGAGTGGCGAATGGTGGTTTCTCAAGCATCACTAGACACCCCTCATGGACAGCCTTTGGAAAGCCTTGACGATTTCCACATTTTTGTGCTTGCCAACGTTCTTCGTCGACCGATCATAATGTATGCAGCTCCGAAGATACGATCTCAAGCTACTGGTGGCACGCTACAGCAAATCAACTTTCACGGCATCTATCTTCCACTGCTATGGGAATCGAGCTCGTGTAAGAAGAATCCACTACCTCTGGCCTACATTGGAGGTCACTTTGTTGCCTTGGTTGCTATTGAGTACCATTCTGAGTACAGCCAAGGTATGTTTACTCTTCCGCTGACAGACGTTCACGGTGAGGTGCTCCCAGTTCGATTTACCCTCAAAATGGAAGAACCGCCTGCTCTCATTATGGACTACCTCCGTACCACCAGAATCTCATCTGTGGGTGATCCATTTATTACGAGTAAAAGCATTGTCTGTGCACAGTTATCAATTGCTGAAAGACCAGCTTATTTGAAACCACTTCTATCAGGATTTATTGATGCATGTAGTGAAGCTCATTTCGGGAATCAGCCGCAAAAACGCACAGGGCAACCCCAACCTTACGATTCTCGTCAACCAAATCCAGCCCAACCTAAACGACGTTCTGTTCATGTGTCATCTTCAACTACTGTTGGTGATCAAGACAGGCCAAAGTGCATCAACAATTGTGGTTCATATGGGGACCCTGAGAAAGCAGGCATGTGCTCACGTTGCTACAAGAACTACCAGGCACAGCAACCCCAGCAATCTGCTAGAAATGAAGAAGACATGTTTTATTCCAAACAATCGTCTCCACAGAAGCACGGAAACAATCAGAAATGTATTAATCATTGTGGAATGCAGGGGGACCCTCACAAGGGCGGTTTGTGCTATCAGTGCCACGAGAAACAGTTACGAAACGAACAAGATGTCCAACATGGTGGTCAACAACAACAGCAATTTCGTCAGAACTTTCAGCCAAGTCCTCCAAATGGAGGGCAGAAGTGCATTAATGATTGTGGAGCATACGCTGACCCTGGTTCCGAAGTTGGAATGTGCTCGGGATGTCTGCAGAAGGAGAGGCAAGTTGCTAGTGCCACTGAAAGAAAATATTCTCAAAACGAATTGAATGCCCCACCACAACAAAACTTTAGCAACGGTGGTGGTAACAGTCCAAACAATTCTGGCTCAATCAAGTGCCCCAAATGCTCCAACCCAGGACATCCTAACTACCTTGGCATGTGTGAAACATGCTACCAAGGAGGTAGCTTGGATCCCTCTCCTGGAAAAGATAATCACATCTATGAAACCATTCCAGGGCCACCTAATACAGAGCAGCCACCGATAGCACAAGATCGAAATGCCAGAAAAAATTGCCCCACTCCCAACTGTGAGTTTTTTGGAACCGCAGATACTCTTTTTTACTGCTCGAAATGCTTTGAGAGAGACATGGAACGAATACTGAAAGAAGTAGACCAGTCTCCAGCTCAGGGCTTTCAGGCAGCTAGTCAACCCCAAGCTCCACCCCCCAAGCCCGCTCAGTTTGAACAGCGTATCAGGAACGTACAGCAACAACATATCCAGCCAAGTGCTCAACCGCACAGGAACGTACAGCAGCAACCTCCCCAGCCAAGTGCTCAATCCCACTGTGCCGATGGCAAATGTCCTCAGTGTAGGACATTTTATGCGGACCAAGAGTATGGTGGTTTGTGTTCCACCTGCTTCATGGAAAAGACGAAGACCGAGACTCGAACAGAACAGTTTGTTCAAAAGCCAATTTATGAACAGTGTCAAACGAAAGATTGCGCTAACTATGCTGACGTTCATGGTTTATGCAATGTATGCGTTACAAATCAGCTGCCACGCCAGAAGACAGCCCCTGTATATCAACCGCAATACGAAAAGTGCATGAACATTGACTGCAGAGGATTGCGAACACAGAATGGATTTTGTGATAATTGCAACATGCACACTGGTCGTACTTACGCTGCCACTCAACAACATCCTGTTTATCCTCAGCAAAGTGAAAGACCCATCCCCAAGCCGAGACGAAATACTCAAGGTACTAGAGGAATGGCCACTGCTCCAATTATGCACCTCAACGCTGCAATGGAAGGTATGAGTGTGTCAGGGGGAGGCACACAGTGCTTTGTGTGTACAGGAAATAGGGATACTGGCTCTAATGTCCTCTGTCGAACGCATGCCGAAATTACCCAAAAAATGCTGACACAACAACATCCAGTGATGTCCACGCCTCAAGGACAGCCCACTCAACCCAACTATCAGCAGCAGCTTGAAGGCAGGATGCAAGGTCAAGGTGGTGTACCTCTCACACAAGGTGGCCCTCAATATGGAAATCAACCATTTTTACCTCTCACACAAGGTGGCTCTCAGTATGGAAATCAACCATTTACTGGCCAGAATCAAGGCCTTCCGCCTCATGGACGGGGTATCTCATATGACCAGTATGAAAACCCCccgcagcagcagcagcagagaGCACCTCCCCACCAAATTCAAGACCCTGGATATGTTGGAGCACAAGGTGGATATCGAAACCACCTCAACCAACAAGCTCTTTCCCCCGACATACCACCACGACCCTCACAAGGTGAAGTGCCATTTGGAGTGAATATGGAGCCGCCTCGTCAACAAACAGTTGGAGGAGCCGTTGGTGGAGCTGTTGGTGGAGGAGGAGGTGCGTTTGAAAAGCTACTATGTGCAACTCCTGGCTGCTCATTCAAAGGATATCGTGACCTGAGAAATTTATGTCCTGATTGTTATGAAGAGACCACTCGTCTTAAAGCCCCTGATAAATTCCCTCTTGTGTAA
- the LOC135350099 gene encoding mitochondrial tRNA methylthiotransferase CDK5RAP1-like, translating into MLKILRSSHNDLRIATGLLRKYTKCAYSTGAVKSLKDGPGLKEFITSSNIHDIETLGAGDDDPVPYLSSTDTDGGGRKVYFETYGCQMNVNDTEVAWSILENVGYIKTSDPNSADVILAVTCAVRDNAEQKVWSRLDYFRSLKRKRSGELALKVGVLGCMAERLKTKLLETDKMVDLVAGPDSYRDLPRLLSITQSGQSAVNVLLSLDETYADIMPVRINSETPSAFVSIMRGCDNMCSFCIVPFTRGRERSRDINTIVREVKALSEQGVKEVTLLGQNVNSYRDLSPSSLPHAYSDSTLLSRGFSTIYKDKEGGRRFAELLHQVSLVDPEMRVRFTSPHPKDFPDELLYLIREQPNICKHIHMPAQSGSTAVLERMRRGYSREKYLDLVQNIRAIIPDVTLSSDFMTGFCGETEEDHRDTLTLMEAVQYDMAYMFAYSMRKKTHAYHRMTDDVPEEVKKARLQELITTFHSIAAVRNQRFIGSEQLVLVEKTSKRSSTDFAGRIDGNIKVVFPIKDVPCHMASHDSHTRQVKIKPGDYVHVKINSATSLSLRGIPIACTNLQFYNQT; encoded by the exons ATGCTGAAGATATTGAGGAGTTCACATAATGACCTTCGCATAGCCACTGGACTCTTGAGGAAATATACAAAATGTGCTTACTCTACTGGTGCTGTAAAGAGCCTGAAAGATGGTCCTGGTCTGAAAGAGTTCATCACAAGCAGTAATATCCATGATATTGAGACTTTGGGTGCTGGGGATGATGACCCTGTACCTTATCTCAGCAGTACTGATACAGATGGAGGGGGTCGGAAAG TGTATTTTGAGACGTATGGTTGTCAGATGAATGTTAATGACACAGAAGTTGCCTGGTCCATTCTCGAGAATGTGGGCTACATCAAAACATCAGATCCAAACTCA GCGGATGTCATTCTAGCAGTTACATGTGCAGTGAGAGATAATGCTGAACAGAAGGTGTGGTCTAGACTGGACTACTTTAGGAGCCTCAAGAGAAAGAGGTCAGGTGAACTAGCTCTAAAGGTGGGGGTGCTGGGATGTATGGCAGAGAGACTGAAAACTAAGCTCCTAGAGACTGACAAAATGGTGGACCTTGTGGCAGGCCCTG ATTCATACAGAGACTTACCCCGATTACTTTCCATCACTCAGTCAGGGCAATCCGCAG TGAATGTGCTACTTTCACTGGATGAGACTTATGCTGACATAATGCCAGTCAGAATAAACTCTGAGACTCCATCAGCATTTGT CTCAATAATGAGGGGCTGTGACAACATGTGCAGTTTTTGCATCGTTCCATTCACCCGCGGCAGAGAGCGAAGCAGGGACATTAACACCATCGTCAGAGAGGTCAAGGCTCTCTCAGAACAG GGGGTGAAGGAGGTGACTCTCTTGGGTCAGAACGTGAACAGCTATCGAGACCTCTCTCCCAGCTCCCTCCCGCACGCCTACTCAGACTCCACCCTCCTCAGTCGAGGATTCTCAACCATATACAAGGATAAGGAGGGTGGTCGGAGGTTTGCCGAGCTGCTCCATCAGGTCTCACTG GTTGACCCGGAGATGAGAGTCAGGTTTACTTCCCCTCACCCCAAAGATTTCCCTGACGAG CTTCTCTACCTTATCAGAGAGCAGCCCAACATCTGCAAACATATCCACATGCCTGCTCAGAGTGGAAGCACGGCTGTTTTGGAGCGCATGCGTAGGGGTTATTCCAGGGAAAAGTACCTCGACCTTGTACAGAATATCAGAGCCATAATACCAG ATGTGACCTTGTCTAGTGACTTCATGACTGGGTTCTGTGGTGAGACAGAGGAGGACCACAGAGACACACTTACTCTCATGGAAGCTGTCCAGTACGACATGGCTTACATGTTTGCCTACAGCATGAGAAAG AAAACCCATGCTTACCACCGGATGACAGATGATGTTCCTGAGGAAGTTAAAAAGGCTCGGCTGCAGGAGCTTATCACAACATTCCACTCCATTGCAGCTGTTCGTAACCAACGCTTTATTGGCAGCGAGCAACTTGTCCTTGTGGAGAAG ACTAGTAAGCGTTCTAGTACAGATTTCGCTGGTCGAATAGATGGCAACATTAAAGTTGTGTTCCCTATCAAGGATGTACCATGCCACATGGCATCGCATGACTCTCACACAAGACAGGTGAAAATAAAACCTGGTGACTACGTCCATGTAAAG ATCAACAGTGCCACGTCGCTG